A single window of Callospermophilus lateralis isolate mCalLat2 unplaced genomic scaffold, mCalLat2.hap1 Scaffold_66, whole genome shotgun sequence DNA harbors:
- the LOC143389838 gene encoding LOW QUALITY PROTEIN: kelch-like protein 17 (The sequence of the model RefSeq protein was modified relative to this genomic sequence to represent the inferred CDS: inserted 3 bases in 2 codons), with product MQPRAERPASRTQSPEHGSPGPGPEAPPLQPQPPAPEAERARPRQARPAAPMEGAMQLLSREGHSVAHNSKRHYHDAFVAMSQMRQHGLLCDIVLHVAAKEIRAHKVVLASCSPYFHAMFTNEMSESHQTHVTLHDIDPQALDQLVQFAYTAEIVVGEGNVQTLLPAASLLQLNSVQEACCKFLLSQLDPSNCLGIQGFADTHTCSDLLKAAHRYVLQHFVDVAKTEEFMLLPLKQVLELVSSDSLNVPSEEDVYRTVLSWVKLDVDTRRQHVPRLMKCVRLPLLSCDFLLGHVDAESLVRHHPDCKDLLIEALKFHLLPEQRGVLGTSRTRPQRCEDAGPVLFAVGGGSLFAIHGDCEAYDTLTDHWHVVASMSTRRXRVGVAAVGNRLYAVGGYDGTSDLATVESYDPVTNTWQPEVSMGTRRSCLGVAALHGLLYAAGGYDGASCLNSAERYDPLMGTWTSIXAMSTRRRYVCVATLDGNLYAVGGYDSSPHLATVEKYEPQVNAWTPVASMLTRRSSAGVVVLEGALYVAGGNDGTSCLNSVERYSPKAGAWESVAPMNILRSTHDLVAMNGWLYAVGSNDGSSSLNSIEKYNPRTNKWVAASCMFTWRSSVGVAVLELLNFPPSSSHMLSVSSSSL from the exons ATGCAGCCGCGCGCCGAGCGCCCGGCCAGCAGGACGCAGAGCCCGGAGCACGGCAGCCCGGGGCCCGGGCCTGAGGCGCCCCCGCTGCAGCCGCAGCCGCCGGC CCCAGAGGCAGAGCGAGCACGGCCCAGGCAGGCTCGGCCCGCAGCCCCCATGGAAGGTGCCATGCAGCTACTGAGTCGCGAGGGCCACAGTGTGGCCCACAACTCCAAGCGGCACTACCATGATGCCTTCGTAGCCATGAGCCAAATGCGGCAGCATGGCCTCCTCTGTGACATCGTCCTGCATGTGGCCGCCAAGGAGATCCGTGCACACAAGGTGGTGCTGGCCTCCTGTAGCCCCTACTTCCACGCCATGTTCACAA ATGAGATGAGTGAGAGCCACCAGACTCATGTGACACTGCATGACATTGACCCTCAGGCCTTGGACCAACTGGTGCAGTTTGCATATACAGCTGAGATTGTAGTAGGCGAGGGCAACGTACAG ACGTTGCTCCCAGCTGCCAGCCTTCTGCAGCTGAACAGCGTCCAGGAGGCCTGCTGCAAGTTCCTGCTGAGTCAGCTGGACCCCTCCAACTGCCTGGGCATCCAGGGCTTTGCCGATACGCACACCTGCAGTGACCTGCTCAAGGCAGCACACAGGTATGTGCTGCAGCACTTTGTGGACGTGGCCAAGACCGAGGAGTTCATGCTGTTGCCACTGAAGCAG GTGCTGGAATTGGTCTCTAGTGACAGCCTGAATGTACCTTCAGAAGAAGATGTCTACCGCACTGTCCTGAGCTGGGTCAAACTTGACGTGGACACTCGGAGGCAGCACGTTCCAAGA CTGATGAAGTGTGTGCGACTGCCCTTGCTGAGCTGTGACTTCCTGCTGGGCCATGTGGATGCTGAGAGCCTGGTGAGGCATCACCCTGACTGCAAGGATCTGCTCATTGAGGCCCTCAAGTTCCACCTGCTGCCCGAGCAGAGAGGTGTACTGGGTACCAGCCGCACACGGCCCCAGCGCTGTGAGGATGCCGGCCCTGTGCTCTTTGCCGTGG GTGGCGGGAGTCTTTTTGCCATCCATGGGGACTGTGAAGCATATGACACTCTAACTGACCACTGGCACGTAGTAGCTTCCATGTCCACACGTC CCCGAGTGGGAGTGGCTGCTGTAGGAAACCGGCTGTATGCTGTGGGTGG CTATGATGGGACCTCAGACCTGGCTACTGTGGAATCGTATGACCCTGTGACCAACACATGGCAACCTGAGGTGTCCATGGGCACGCGGCGCAGCTGCCTGGGCGTAGCTGCCCTGCACGGGCTCCTGTACGCAGCTGGCGGCTACGATGGGGCCTCCTGTCTCAACAG CGCTGAACGCTATGACCCCCTGATGGGAACAtggacatccat tgccatgagCACCCGGAGGCGATATGTGTGCGTGGCCACACTCG ATGGAAACCTGTACGCTGTGGGTGGATATGACAGCTCTCCACACCTGGCCACTGTGGAGAAGTATGAGCCCCAG GTGAATGCATGGACCCCGGTGGCCTCTATGCTGACCCGGCGCAGCTCTGCAGGTGTGGTGGTGCTGGAGGGCGCCCTGTATGTGGCCGGGGGCAACGATGGCACCAGCTGCCTCAACTCAGTGGAGAGATACAGCCCCAAGGCCGGCGCCTGGGAGAGCGTGGCACCCATGAACATTCTCAG GAGCACACATGACCTGGTGGCCATGAATGGCTGGCTGTATGCTGTGGGCAGCAACGATGGCAGCTCCAGCCTCAACTCCATCGAGAAGTACAACCCAAGGACCAACAAGTGGGTAGCCGCCTCCTGCATGTTCACATGGCGCAGCAGTGTGGGCGTGGCAGTGCTGGAGCTGCTCAACTTCCCACCATCATCCTCGCACATGCTGTCTGTTTCTTCCAGCAGCCTCTGA